A single Xiphias gladius isolate SHS-SW01 ecotype Sanya breed wild chromosome 22, ASM1685928v1, whole genome shotgun sequence DNA region contains:
- the pex5 gene encoding peroxisomal biogenesis factor 5 isoform X1, which produces MAMRELVEAECGGANPLMKLTSHMTKEGGAWRHRSTPTIPPTPIEIATEEELVNEFLQAPPRPPHTFDMGQLLEEMQQIDQQSYRQAPQRAPDVAALALSGDWAAEFLSGTDSGSTPGIITLGDAADADWTREFIAEAADPGRWAEEYLEQSEEKLWLGDLGDKENEWSKEYQPGEELRQTANELVSKVDDPKLQNTEFLRFIRQIGEGSVTVESRTDRQLKDKAQAEEAQNWASNLNQFLTETGGGSLPLEPPERHEKIEKTKAKQAEQWAQVIRQVSEESAEAWVDEFTTSGPDFQQAKAAVESDVDFWEKLQQEWEEMAKRDAESHPWLSDFDQLLSTSYDKGYQFEEDNPYLSHPDPLSEGVKKMEAGDIPGAVRFFESAVQREPDNQLAWQYLGTCQAENEQEFAAISALRRCIELKNDNLTALMALAVSFTNESLHRQACETLRDWLKHNPKYRSVWEQNEHERQKDGARDREKERERFGSLLPESLFTDVQSLFLHAANSDPAQVDPQLQCGLGVLFNLSGEYDKAVDCFSAALSVTPQDYLLWNKLGATLANGSRSEEAVAAYRRALELQPGFVRSRYNLGISCVNLGAHREAVEHFLEALSLQRQAAGDGARAARGPGGAAATMMSDNIWSTLRMALSMMGESSLYAAADRRDLDTLLAHFCQREVDGGTE; this is translated from the exons ATGGCGATGCGGGAGTTGGTGGAGGCAGAATGTGGGGGAGCCAATCCCCTCATGAAGCTGACCAGTCACATGACCAAGGAAGGGGGGGCATGGCGGCACCGCTCAACACCTACA ATTCCCCCCACTCCCATTGAAATTGCAACTGAAGAAGAG cTGGTGAATGAGTTCCTACAGGCACCCCCACGACCCCCCCACACATTTGACATGGGTCAGCTGCTGGAGGAAATGCAGCAGATTGACCAACAGAGCTACAGACAAGCTCCACAGAGAG CTCCAGATGTGGCAGCGTTGGCCCTCTCTGGTGACTGGGCGGCCGAGTTTCTCTCAGGTACTGACTCTGGCTCCACACCGGGGATCATCACTCTCGGTGATGCAGCAGATGCTGACTGGACGAGGGAGTTTATCGCTGAGGCTGCAG atCCTGGACGCTGGGCAGAGGAGTATCTGGAGCAGTCCGAGGAGAAGTTGTGGCTTGGAGACCTGGGAGACAAGGAGAATGAATG GTCAAAGGAGTATCAACCAGGAGAGGAACTGAGGCAGACAGCCAATGAGCTTGTCTCAAAGGTTGATGAccccaaattacaaaacactGAG TTCCTGCGATTCATTAGGCAGATTGGCGAGGGCAGTGTCACAGTGGagagcagaacagacagacagctcaAAGATAAAGCTCAGGCCGAGGAGGCTCAGAACTGGGCCTCCAACCTCAACCAG TTCCTGACGGAGACTGGGGGAGGGAGTCTTCCCCTGGAACCCCCAGAGAGGCATGAGAAGATTGAGAAAACTAAAGCTAAACAGGCAGAGCAGTGGGCCCAGGTCATCAGGCAG GTGTCAGAGGAGTCAGCTGAAGCCTGGGTAGACGAGTTCACCACATCAGGACCAGATTTCCAACAAGCCAAAGCTGCAGTGGAG AGTGATGTGGATTTCTGGgagaagctgcagcaggagtGGGAGGAGATGGCTAAGAGGGATGCAGAGAGCCATCCCTGGCTGTCTGACTTTGATCAGCTACTCAGCACTTCTTATGACAAG GGGTATCAATTTGAAGAAGACAACCCCTACTTATCCCATCCCGACCCATTGTCAGAGGGAGTGAAGAAGATGGAGGCAGGGGACATCCCTGGGGCCGTACGGTTCTTTGAAAGTGCTGTACAGAGAGAACCAGACAACCAGCTG GCTTGGCAGTATCTCGGAACCTGTCAGGCAGAAAACGAGCAAGAATTTGCTGCCATCAGCGCCCTCCGCAG ATGTATAGAGCTGAAGAACGACAACCTGACCGCTCTGATGGCTTTGGCCGTCAGTTTCACCAACGAGTCGCTGCACAGGCAGGCCTGTGAGACTCTCCGTGACTGGCTAAAGCACAATCCAAAATACCGCTCTGTCTGGGAGCAGAATGAGCATGAACGCCAAAAGGATGGTGCCAGAGatagggagaaggagagggagaggttcGGGTCACTGCTGCCAGA ATCTTTGTTTACTGATGTCCAGTCCCTGTTCCTGCATGCGGCCAACTCTGACCCGGCCCAGGTGGACCCCCAGCTGCAGTGTGGTCTGGGAGTTCTCTTCAACCTCAGCGGAGAATATGACAAGGCGGTGGACTGTTTCAGCgctgctctctctgtcacaccACAG GACTACCTACTGTGGAATAAGTTGGGTGCTACACTGGCCAATGGAAGCCGCTCAGAGGAGGCAGTGGCCGCGTACAGGAGAGCTCTGGAGCTGCAGCCGGGTTTCGTCCGTAGTCGCTATAACTTGGGGATCAGCTGTGTTAACTTAGGAGCACACAG AGAGGCAGTGGAGCACTTCCTCGAAGCTCTGTCTCTACAGCGCCAGGCCGCTGGGGACGGAGCGAGAGCTGCTAGGGGGCCTGGAGGTGCTGCAGCAACCATGATGTCTGACAACATCTGGTCTACCCTGCGCATGGCTCTCAGCATGATGGGGGAGAGCTCTCTGTACGCTGCTGCTGATCGCCGGGACTTGGACACATTGCTGGCTCACTTCTGCCAGAGAGAGGTGGACGGTGGGACAGAATGA
- the pex5 gene encoding peroxisomal biogenesis factor 5 isoform X2, with translation MAMRELVEAECGGANPLMKLTSHMTKEGGAWRHRSTPTIPPTPIEIATEEELVNEFLQAPPRPPHTFDMGQLLEEMQQIDQQSYRQAPQRAPDVAALALSGDWAAEFLSGTDSGSTPGIITLGDAADADWTREFIAEAADPGRWAEEYLEQSEEKLWLGDLGDKENEWSKEYQPGEELRQTANELVSKVDDPKLQNTEFLRFIRQIGEGSVTVESRTDRQLKDKAQAEEAQNWASNLNQVSEESAEAWVDEFTTSGPDFQQAKAAVESDVDFWEKLQQEWEEMAKRDAESHPWLSDFDQLLSTSYDKGYQFEEDNPYLSHPDPLSEGVKKMEAGDIPGAVRFFESAVQREPDNQLAWQYLGTCQAENEQEFAAISALRRCIELKNDNLTALMALAVSFTNESLHRQACETLRDWLKHNPKYRSVWEQNEHERQKDGARDREKERERFGSLLPESLFTDVQSLFLHAANSDPAQVDPQLQCGLGVLFNLSGEYDKAVDCFSAALSVTPQDYLLWNKLGATLANGSRSEEAVAAYRRALELQPGFVRSRYNLGISCVNLGAHREAVEHFLEALSLQRQAAGDGARAARGPGGAAATMMSDNIWSTLRMALSMMGESSLYAAADRRDLDTLLAHFCQREVDGGTE, from the exons ATGGCGATGCGGGAGTTGGTGGAGGCAGAATGTGGGGGAGCCAATCCCCTCATGAAGCTGACCAGTCACATGACCAAGGAAGGGGGGGCATGGCGGCACCGCTCAACACCTACA ATTCCCCCCACTCCCATTGAAATTGCAACTGAAGAAGAG cTGGTGAATGAGTTCCTACAGGCACCCCCACGACCCCCCCACACATTTGACATGGGTCAGCTGCTGGAGGAAATGCAGCAGATTGACCAACAGAGCTACAGACAAGCTCCACAGAGAG CTCCAGATGTGGCAGCGTTGGCCCTCTCTGGTGACTGGGCGGCCGAGTTTCTCTCAGGTACTGACTCTGGCTCCACACCGGGGATCATCACTCTCGGTGATGCAGCAGATGCTGACTGGACGAGGGAGTTTATCGCTGAGGCTGCAG atCCTGGACGCTGGGCAGAGGAGTATCTGGAGCAGTCCGAGGAGAAGTTGTGGCTTGGAGACCTGGGAGACAAGGAGAATGAATG GTCAAAGGAGTATCAACCAGGAGAGGAACTGAGGCAGACAGCCAATGAGCTTGTCTCAAAGGTTGATGAccccaaattacaaaacactGAG TTCCTGCGATTCATTAGGCAGATTGGCGAGGGCAGTGTCACAGTGGagagcagaacagacagacagctcaAAGATAAAGCTCAGGCCGAGGAGGCTCAGAACTGGGCCTCCAACCTCAACCAG GTGTCAGAGGAGTCAGCTGAAGCCTGGGTAGACGAGTTCACCACATCAGGACCAGATTTCCAACAAGCCAAAGCTGCAGTGGAG AGTGATGTGGATTTCTGGgagaagctgcagcaggagtGGGAGGAGATGGCTAAGAGGGATGCAGAGAGCCATCCCTGGCTGTCTGACTTTGATCAGCTACTCAGCACTTCTTATGACAAG GGGTATCAATTTGAAGAAGACAACCCCTACTTATCCCATCCCGACCCATTGTCAGAGGGAGTGAAGAAGATGGAGGCAGGGGACATCCCTGGGGCCGTACGGTTCTTTGAAAGTGCTGTACAGAGAGAACCAGACAACCAGCTG GCTTGGCAGTATCTCGGAACCTGTCAGGCAGAAAACGAGCAAGAATTTGCTGCCATCAGCGCCCTCCGCAG ATGTATAGAGCTGAAGAACGACAACCTGACCGCTCTGATGGCTTTGGCCGTCAGTTTCACCAACGAGTCGCTGCACAGGCAGGCCTGTGAGACTCTCCGTGACTGGCTAAAGCACAATCCAAAATACCGCTCTGTCTGGGAGCAGAATGAGCATGAACGCCAAAAGGATGGTGCCAGAGatagggagaaggagagggagaggttcGGGTCACTGCTGCCAGA ATCTTTGTTTACTGATGTCCAGTCCCTGTTCCTGCATGCGGCCAACTCTGACCCGGCCCAGGTGGACCCCCAGCTGCAGTGTGGTCTGGGAGTTCTCTTCAACCTCAGCGGAGAATATGACAAGGCGGTGGACTGTTTCAGCgctgctctctctgtcacaccACAG GACTACCTACTGTGGAATAAGTTGGGTGCTACACTGGCCAATGGAAGCCGCTCAGAGGAGGCAGTGGCCGCGTACAGGAGAGCTCTGGAGCTGCAGCCGGGTTTCGTCCGTAGTCGCTATAACTTGGGGATCAGCTGTGTTAACTTAGGAGCACACAG AGAGGCAGTGGAGCACTTCCTCGAAGCTCTGTCTCTACAGCGCCAGGCCGCTGGGGACGGAGCGAGAGCTGCTAGGGGGCCTGGAGGTGCTGCAGCAACCATGATGTCTGACAACATCTGGTCTACCCTGCGCATGGCTCTCAGCATGATGGGGGAGAGCTCTCTGTACGCTGCTGCTGATCGCCGGGACTTGGACACATTGCTGGCTCACTTCTGCCAGAGAGAGGTGGACGGTGGGACAGAATGA
- the pex5 gene encoding peroxisomal biogenesis factor 5 isoform X3, translating into MAMRELVEAECGGANPLMKLTSHMTKEGGAWRHRSTPTIPPTPIEIATEEELVNEFLQAPPRPPHTFDMGQLLEEMQQIDQQSYRQAPQRAPDVAALALSGDWAAEFLSGTDSGSTPGIITLGDAADADWTREFIAEAADPGRWAEEYLEQSEEKLWLGDLGDKENEWSKEYQPGEELRQTANELVSKVDDPKLQNTEVSEESAEAWVDEFTTSGPDFQQAKAAVESDVDFWEKLQQEWEEMAKRDAESHPWLSDFDQLLSTSYDKGYQFEEDNPYLSHPDPLSEGVKKMEAGDIPGAVRFFESAVQREPDNQLAWQYLGTCQAENEQEFAAISALRRCIELKNDNLTALMALAVSFTNESLHRQACETLRDWLKHNPKYRSVWEQNEHERQKDGARDREKERERFGSLLPESLFTDVQSLFLHAANSDPAQVDPQLQCGLGVLFNLSGEYDKAVDCFSAALSVTPQDYLLWNKLGATLANGSRSEEAVAAYRRALELQPGFVRSRYNLGISCVNLGAHREAVEHFLEALSLQRQAAGDGARAARGPGGAAATMMSDNIWSTLRMALSMMGESSLYAAADRRDLDTLLAHFCQREVDGGTE; encoded by the exons ATGGCGATGCGGGAGTTGGTGGAGGCAGAATGTGGGGGAGCCAATCCCCTCATGAAGCTGACCAGTCACATGACCAAGGAAGGGGGGGCATGGCGGCACCGCTCAACACCTACA ATTCCCCCCACTCCCATTGAAATTGCAACTGAAGAAGAG cTGGTGAATGAGTTCCTACAGGCACCCCCACGACCCCCCCACACATTTGACATGGGTCAGCTGCTGGAGGAAATGCAGCAGATTGACCAACAGAGCTACAGACAAGCTCCACAGAGAG CTCCAGATGTGGCAGCGTTGGCCCTCTCTGGTGACTGGGCGGCCGAGTTTCTCTCAGGTACTGACTCTGGCTCCACACCGGGGATCATCACTCTCGGTGATGCAGCAGATGCTGACTGGACGAGGGAGTTTATCGCTGAGGCTGCAG atCCTGGACGCTGGGCAGAGGAGTATCTGGAGCAGTCCGAGGAGAAGTTGTGGCTTGGAGACCTGGGAGACAAGGAGAATGAATG GTCAAAGGAGTATCAACCAGGAGAGGAACTGAGGCAGACAGCCAATGAGCTTGTCTCAAAGGTTGATGAccccaaattacaaaacactGAG GTGTCAGAGGAGTCAGCTGAAGCCTGGGTAGACGAGTTCACCACATCAGGACCAGATTTCCAACAAGCCAAAGCTGCAGTGGAG AGTGATGTGGATTTCTGGgagaagctgcagcaggagtGGGAGGAGATGGCTAAGAGGGATGCAGAGAGCCATCCCTGGCTGTCTGACTTTGATCAGCTACTCAGCACTTCTTATGACAAG GGGTATCAATTTGAAGAAGACAACCCCTACTTATCCCATCCCGACCCATTGTCAGAGGGAGTGAAGAAGATGGAGGCAGGGGACATCCCTGGGGCCGTACGGTTCTTTGAAAGTGCTGTACAGAGAGAACCAGACAACCAGCTG GCTTGGCAGTATCTCGGAACCTGTCAGGCAGAAAACGAGCAAGAATTTGCTGCCATCAGCGCCCTCCGCAG ATGTATAGAGCTGAAGAACGACAACCTGACCGCTCTGATGGCTTTGGCCGTCAGTTTCACCAACGAGTCGCTGCACAGGCAGGCCTGTGAGACTCTCCGTGACTGGCTAAAGCACAATCCAAAATACCGCTCTGTCTGGGAGCAGAATGAGCATGAACGCCAAAAGGATGGTGCCAGAGatagggagaaggagagggagaggttcGGGTCACTGCTGCCAGA ATCTTTGTTTACTGATGTCCAGTCCCTGTTCCTGCATGCGGCCAACTCTGACCCGGCCCAGGTGGACCCCCAGCTGCAGTGTGGTCTGGGAGTTCTCTTCAACCTCAGCGGAGAATATGACAAGGCGGTGGACTGTTTCAGCgctgctctctctgtcacaccACAG GACTACCTACTGTGGAATAAGTTGGGTGCTACACTGGCCAATGGAAGCCGCTCAGAGGAGGCAGTGGCCGCGTACAGGAGAGCTCTGGAGCTGCAGCCGGGTTTCGTCCGTAGTCGCTATAACTTGGGGATCAGCTGTGTTAACTTAGGAGCACACAG AGAGGCAGTGGAGCACTTCCTCGAAGCTCTGTCTCTACAGCGCCAGGCCGCTGGGGACGGAGCGAGAGCTGCTAGGGGGCCTGGAGGTGCTGCAGCAACCATGATGTCTGACAACATCTGGTCTACCCTGCGCATGGCTCTCAGCATGATGGGGGAGAGCTCTCTGTACGCTGCTGCTGATCGCCGGGACTTGGACACATTGCTGGCTCACTTCTGCCAGAGAGAGGTGGACGGTGGGACAGAATGA
- the cdca3 gene encoding cell division cycle-associated protein 3 — MGSSESKMLVSAPIKPEPALKNGHVSHLKDPRSPSEGINRNPIQVCGLVSQTTAAVKSECPMAFTDPRSPTVGIIRTPIRDVMRATVGSFARRLGMLLPNETEGKVPEAPQKRFNDAVEEDAFKGEELASTEPLLTPQSSHTFGSLAEHANLLATPVLRPLQSVGDSSPFVLLEEPQAEVEIETEADISLEEAEEARESPLHKRLSMSLITCHEGATPSQVFAEVHRDSTSSPVPSVEVEPLRDGVDHSYAVPSKTVEPESPVKPAPTTDLKNSPVQTSPAQPEEAEKLSSSEDTEELVKEYSLLPALASSEPPTVPSPEQPQLCNGIRFPTLDSKSPSQVVFKPQWLGKGFGASGLRARGLQGQGGKGGSSPLAVRVAVKNATNENKGQSGKLKQKGTEGRSPLQILKEANSPRDQRSQMKLKVSTPDKQRRGQMDRRVLAVALDKENR; from the exons ATGGGATCCAGTGAGAGCAAGATGCTTGTATCTGCACCAATAAAACCAGAACCAGCCCTCAAAAACGGACATGTCAGTCATCTGAAGGATCCACGCTCTCCATCAGAAGGCATTAATCGCAATCCTATTCAG gtGTGTGGGCTTGTGTCCCAAACTACTGCTGCGGTGAAAAGTGAGTGTCCAATGGCATTCACTGATCCCCGCTCACCTACTGTTGGCATTATCCGCACTCCAATCAGAGACGTCATGAGAG CGACAGTTGGGTCCTTTGCTCGCCGCCTGGGCATGCTTCTCCCCAATGAGACTGAAGGCAAAGTACCTGAAGCCCCTCAGAAACGCTTTAATGATGCCGTGGAGGAGGACGCCTTCAAGGGTGAGGAGCTGGCTTCCACTGAGCCACTCCTGACTCCTCAGTCTTCCCACACCTTTGGGTCCTTGGCTGAGCATGCTAACCTCCTTGCCACTCCTGTGCTTCGACCCCTCCAGAGCGTGGGTGACTCAAGCCCCTTTGTGCTTCTTGAGGAGCCCCAGGCGGAGGTGGAGATAGAAACAGAGGCAGATATTAGCCTGGAGGAGGCAGAAGAAGCAAGAGAGTCTCCTCTTCACAAGAGACTGAGCATGAGCCTGATAACTTGCCATGAGGGAGCAACCCCATCACAGGTCTTTGCTGAGGTGCACCGTGACAGTACTTCTTCTCCAGTACCTAGCGTGGAAGTGGAGCCACTCAGGGATGGTGTGGATCACTCTTATGCCGTTCCGTCTAAAACTGTTGAACCAGAGTCCCCCGTTAAGCCTGCCCCAACCACTGATCTTAAAAATTCCCCCGTTCAGACATCCCCTGCACAGCcagaagaagcagagaaactGTCATCTTCTGAAGACACAGAGGAGCTTGTTAAAGAATATTCTTTGCTTCCTGCATTAGCTTCATCAGAGCCACCAACTGTCCCCAGCCCAGAGCAGCCTCAGCTCTGCAACGGCATCCGCTTCCCCACCTTGGACTCGAAAAGTCCCAGTCAGGTGGTGTTCAAGCCGCAGTGGTTGGGAAAAGGCTTTGGTGCCTCTGGACTAAGAGCCAGAGGATTGCAGGGCCAGGGTGGAAAAGGAGGCTCCTCTCCTCTGGCTGTCCGTGTGGCCGTTAAGAACGCAACCAATGAAAACAAGGGACAGTCTGGAAAACTAAAGCAGAAAG GTACTGAAGGCCGCTCCCCACTGCAGATCCTTAAGGAGGCCAACTCGCCCAGGGACCAACGTTCTCAG ATGAAGCTGAAGGTGTCCACCCCCGATAAGCAGAGGCGTGGACAGATGGACCGCAGAGTGCTGGCAGTGGCTCTGGATAAAGAGAACAGATGA
- the gnb3a gene encoding guanine nucleotide-binding protein G(I)/G(S)/G(T) subunit beta-3a has protein sequence MGEMEQLRKEADSLKDQITAARKAVQDTTLQEAAAGITVVGRVQMKTRKTLRGHLAKIYAMHWATDSKLCVSASQDGKLIVWDSITTNKVNAIPLKSSWVMTCAYAPSGNLVACGGLDNMCSIYNLKGKDGNVKVMRELAAHTGYLSCCRFLSDSEIITSSGDCTCVLWDIETGTQKTVFAGHQGDCMSLAVSPDFKFFISGACDFTAKLWDIREGACRQTFGGHESDINAIGFFPNGNAVITGSDDATCKLYDLRADQELITYQDSSIMCGVTSLAPSLSGRLILAGYDDFNVNIWDSLKAERVGVLAGHDNRVSCIGVSADGMACCTGSWDSFLKIWN, from the exons ATGGGTGAAATGGAGCAATTGCGAAAGGAGGCGGACAGTCTCAAAGACCAGATCACT GCAGCTCGTAAGGCAGTGCAGGACACCACACTGCAGGAGGCAGCGGCTGGGATCACCGTGGTGGGGCGTGTTCAGATGAAGACCAGGAAAACACTAAGGGGACACCTTGCCAAGATCTATGCTATGCACTGGGCCACTGACTCCAA ACTGTGTGTCAGTGCCTCACAAGATGGAAAACTCATAGTGTGGGACAGCATCACAACCAACAAG GTGAATGCCATCCCACTCAAGTCATCATGGGTGATGACTTGCGCCTATGCACCCTCGGGAAACCTAGTGGCTTGTGGTGGTCTGGACAATATGTGCTCCATATACAATCTCAAGGGAAAGGATGGGAACGTCAAGGTCATGCGTGAGCTGGCGGCACACACGG GTTACCTGTCCTGCTGTCGTTTCCTTAGTGACAGTGAGATCATCACCAGCTCCGGCGACTGCACTTG CGTACTATGGGACATTGAGACAGGAACCCAAAAGACCGTCTTTGCAGGACACCAGGGAGACTGCATGTCCCTGGCCGTGTCCCCAGACTTCAAGTTTTTCATCTCAGGGGCGTGTGACTTCACGGCCAAGCTGTGGGACATCAGGGAGGGCGCATGCAGACAGACCTTTGGAGGGCATGAGAGTGACATCAATGCAATTGGG tTCTTCCCCAATGGTAACGCAGTGATAACCGGGTCCGATGATGCTACTTGTAAGTTGTACGACTTGCGAGCTGACCAAGAGCTCATCACCTACCAGGACTCCAGCATCATGTGCGGGGTGACCTCCCTGGCACCCTCCCTGTCTGGACGCCTGATACTGGCTGGCTATGACGACTTCAACGTCAACATCTGGGACTCTCTTAAAGCTGAGAGAGTGG GAGTGCTGGCTGGTCACGACAACAGAGTCAGCTGTATCGGAGTGTCAGCAGATGGCATGGCGTGTTGCACAGGATCCTGGGACAGCTTCCTCAAGATATGGAACTGA
- the p3h3 gene encoding prolyl 3-hydroxylase 3: MAQLCDRFTVYVAFHFVILALLNVTAAIPGGGSANALSLLQPYDFLYYSGVRAYFGEEWGKAAELLEKSIGTKESLLSVRRQCHDDCVAAGREALYKLDSEEGSLWDLWALEWVQQRAECLRFCVGRSITPAGQLPVSSDIEYEFSSRNPYNYLQVTYYKLKKLQKAASAAHTYFVANPSHLEMRNNIEKYRTMKGVTEEAFQDREIENEKHWVLYDAAVQHEASSDWLQAAEKWKACVNETLRQTDECRVQCEVASQPLPEDRGENSVDGMFEKAAALSLSLLSCRQSCVTQVATRPGRISAQEDYLPTQLEHLHIAQFKAGDISGAVQTLRSLLLFYPSDKDSLDNLQLYYDTLGGDTDSQGTQPAQAIVRYISRSLQEKKLLYFGMENLDFSFTDPDFWTPEDIVPESLKEMWRAEKEKMNEKIKEGEQQEEVDDSGFFAGGRVSQAGVTITMDDRALNGTNRVVLDRVMTGKECDRILELAKAAASAGDGYRGRRSPHTPHETFEGLTVLRAVKLAQDGLVNQSDARLLHELGERVRVLLSSYFRSPSGLFVSFTHLVCRSAIAGDQEGRLDLSHPVHVDNCLLEPETKQCWREPPAFIHRDLSAILYLNDNFDGGELFFTKKDAKTVTAQVKPSCGRLVGFSSGPVNPHGVTAVTNGRRCSLALWFTKEKLYKDMEREEAEALWAADGQSVVKKDKEEAEGSTTNTRNARSQAPKERGRVRGRMTRGKDEL; this comes from the exons ATGGCGCAGCTCTGTGACCGCTTCACTGTATACGTGGCGTTTCATTTTGTCATCCTAGCGTTACTGAATGTTACGGCAGCAATTCCGGGTGGCGGCAGCGCGAATGCTTTGTCACTTCTGCAGCCCTATGACTTCTTGTATTACAGCGGGGTCCGCGCATACTTTGGCGAGGAGTGGGGGAAAGCCGCGGAGCTGCTGGAGAAATCTATCGGGACCAAGGAATCACTGCTGAGCGTCCGCAGGCAGTGTCACGATGACTGTGTGGCAGCAGGGAGAGAGGCACTCTACAAACTGG ACTCTGAGGAGGGGAGTCTGTGGGACCTCTGGGCCTTGGAATGGGTGCAGCAGAGGGCAGAGTGTTTGAGGTTCTGTGTGGGACGCTCCATCACGCCTGCAGGGCAGCTCCCTGTTTCTTCAGACATAGAGTACGAATTCAGCTCTCGCAACCCCTACAACTATCTGCAGGTCACATACTACAAG TTGAAAAAGTTGCAGAAGGCGGCGTCAGCGGCTCATACCTACTTTGTGGCAAACCCCAGTCACCTGGAGATGAGGAACAACATTGAGAAGTACAGGACGATGAAAGGAGTCACTGAGGAGGCCTTCCAGGACAGAGAGATTGAAAATGAGAAGCACTGG GTCCTGTATGATGCTGCAGTCCAGCATGAGGCCTCCTCTGACTGGCTGCAAGCggcagaaaaatggaaagcGTGTGTGAATGAAACTCTGCGGCAGACAGACGAGTGCAGGGTGCAGTGTGAGGTGGCCTCACAACCGCTGcctgaggacagaggagagaataGTGTTGATGGCATGTTCGAGAAGGCTgcag ctctttctctttccctgctCTCGTGCCGGCAGTCCTGTGTGACTCAGGTAGCCACGCGACCTGGGAGGATCTCTGCTCAAGAGGACTACCTGCCCACACAGCTGGAGCATCTGCACATTGCACAGTTTAAAG CTGGTGATATTAGTGGAGCGGTGCAGACTCTGCGCTCTCTTCTCCTGTTCTACCCATCTGACAAGGACTCTTTAGACAACCTGCAGCTCTACTATGATACACTAGGAGGAGACACAGATTCACAAGGCACACAGCCTGCTCAG GCAATTGTCAGATACATCAGCCGCTCTTTGCAGGAGAAGAAGCTACTGTATTTTGGTATGGAGAACCTTGACTTCAGTTTCACTGATCCA GATTTTTGGACTCCAGAAGACATTGTACCTGAATCGCTGAAGGAGATGTggag agctgaaaaagagaaaatgaatgagaaaataaaagagggagagcagcaggaggaagtGGATGACAGTGGCTTTTTTGCAG GTGGTCGAGTCTCTCAGGCGGGTGTGACCATCACCATGGACGACAGGGCTTTGAATGGCACCAATCGCGTAGTACTGGACAGAGTCATGACTGGGAAGGAGTGTGACAGAATACTGGAGTTAGCAAAA GCTGCGGCATCGGCTGGAGATGGTTACCGAGGACGACGGTCTCCCCACACACCTCATGAGACGTTTGAGGGGCTGACTGTGCTCAGGGCTGTAAAG TTGGCTCAGGATGGCCTGGTCAACCAGTCAGATGCCAGGCTGTTACATGAGCTGGGCGAGCGAGTGAGAGTCCTGCTGAGCTCCTACTTCAGGAGCCCCTCAGGactctttgtctctttcacacACCTGGTCTGCCGCAGTGCTATCGCAG GTGACCAGGAGGGCAGGTTGGACCTGTCTCACCCTGTCCATGTTGACAACTGTCTCCTTGAGCCAGAGACCAAGCAGTGCTGGAGGGAACCACCAGCATTCATACACAGAGACCTCAG TGCCATTCTCTACCTGAATGACAACTTTGATGGTGGAGAATTGTTTTTCACTAAAAAGGATGCCAAGACAGTAACA GCTCAAGTTAAACCAAGCTGTGGTCGACTGGTGGGCTTTTCCTCAGGTCCAGTTAATCCCCACGGTGTTACTGCAGTGACCAATGGCCGGCGTTGCTCGCTGGCCCTGTGGTTTACAAAGGAGAAGCTCTACAAAGACATG GAGCGAGAGGAGGCGGAGGCCCTGTGGGCTGCAGATGGACAGAGTGTGGTGAAAAAGGAcaaggaggaggcagagggcaGCACTACCAATACCAGGAACGCTCGGAGCCAAGCACCAAAGGAGAGGGGCAGAGTGAGAGGCAGGATGACGAGGGGCAAAGATGAGCTGTGA